The Osmia lignaria lignaria isolate PbOS001 chromosome 1, iyOsmLign1, whole genome shotgun sequence nucleotide sequence tGTCATACTGGAGTGATGCCAAATGTAAATACAGGTGGCTTTGAGTTATGAATTGTGacaatacaatgtaatatttaaCATTAAACTTGCACGTATGCTTATACACGCATACTTGTACTGGCAGTGAGCATAGCTCCCCTCAATACTCTGGCATTATGGAGTTCTTATCACAGAGATATCAATGTTTGgtactttcttttttaacaattcCACCTTCGTACTAAAAACTGTAACCATTTACTCCAGTAAGATCTGTTTCACTAAAACCGAGCCTCTCAAGGTGATCAATACTGCTCGTCAGCaattaaatatatgtaatattacatttttatgttCCTCTAAGATTATGAATCGCAAATCCGACTCAACGCTTTTGTACTTGAATTTAATGTGTTGCCGTGATCATATTTTTGACTCTCAAAAGTTTAACGAAGCTGACAAACTTTAATCATTTGCTAAAATTTTATTATGATGAACGTTATGGCCTCTTGTTGCAAAACAATTCTAGTATTTAAaccataaaattattatttgacaAGGATATTGTTGTATGCATATTGCAGCATATTGAAAGATATTATTGCATATTGTAGTATGTAAGAAGGGGCCTTAACGCAATCATTCAAAACGTAAATTCAAATTTCGTTGCGTTagatttttgtaataaaatttaattttacagaatGAATAAACTGTATGAATTCTTTAGAAAAATTACAGTGCAGTATTTTTACTGTTTTTCGTTCTCTATTTATAAAATgacaagaaaaattatttaaataagtaACCTTAATATTCCATAATAACAGAAATCTAACAACGACGAAATTGAGCAATTACgtattttaatattactttttGTCATTGGAAGCTTGTTACGcaaagaaaagaacaaaatttCTCTTTAGACTGTTGTCAGTCTTGCTAGTTTTGGCAAGAAATTGGAATTGatttttgcataaatattcGACACAATCAGAAAATCTTACGACATATAAAACATGCACAACATCGAAATTTAATCCCTTAAAAGgacaaaaataaattacttgaaaaaaaaaagatttattttcGATGACGGTGACGTAGGCTTCGGAAAAAATCAACGCGTTCGATTATtacctttaaattttttaagaaatctaatttttcgtaatttttggaacaaaaaaattatatgttaaGTATCATTCtacttattttgaataaaataatttctcaaCAAATTTGTGCTTTCTAAAGTAAGAACAAAATTTAAATGTTAaccataaattaaaaaataatttagtttCGAAAACATCGTTTCAAGGCCTTTGATGCTAGTAGCGCCACAGTGACTCGCGATCTTCATTATTTTGTCGCTAATTCATAGTAATTTATACAtgcacacgcacacacacgtATCTAACATACATATAACATGAAATACGAAAACGTTACACAGAGCACGCCAGCTAAATATCATATGAAAGAAAACAATGTCTTTTCCAGTAACACAAACCCAAAAATCTATTTAGAAATAGAATGAActtttaaacttgaaaattacaTGATCTTTGGGtttgttcattttaaattttctatatttaaaaatctgaGGTTACtttcatattttctaaattgATTAAATAGAATGTTGTTTGTGTAACCATTTCTAAGttataaattttgtatcatttttgtaACTAACAGTTTTTTATTACTTTAGTAGTCGCAGATTTTGTTCGTTTTCATTAAAACACAAATATTTAGAAGTGAAGAAGGATTGATTGCTGGCAAGCTCTAACTGTAAGTATGTTACAATGTTCACCCTGAGGCACGTGTAAACAATTTTCAGAATCAGTTGAATAACGAGGTCACTATCACACATTTACTGGACGTTGTGCCGTTGGTTTGTTTAAGGCTTACGGAGGAAATTCTTCAGTGCAATTTTtgattttcttcaaactttcaTTATTTAGAACGACAAGAGATTATTGTCAATTTGATTGTTTGAATCAAATATTCTTTGTTACTTGAATCACACTGAAAGTAATATCATTGTATAGTTGCTTTTATGTTTCTTGCGTTTTGTTCTCAAATGtttaaaagtttaaaaaaaatcaaattccaAAGATGATAAAAACCATTTACATAGTTTGGCAATGAAACTAATTCAGATCGTAAAACTTTGCAGTGAAACTCCACAACAATGTAATTGTGTTATTTGTGTGGAATAAAACTTTTTAGTTAATTAGCGATGGGCATTCAGTTCTTATTTTTGTCTTAAAATACACAAACTTCTTTAAGAATCTTGAATGCAGTAAAAATACAGCATCTATGATAAAACTATTGTCtgtgaaaataatttctattttcctgtttcaatatttcaaatttattaacgCAAAATGCTCACCATTTCTGAACTTTTCGATAAATCTTAATGTTaatcattcaaattttttaagCCCATCACTATTTTAAAAGTGTACGCTAGTCCTGCACATTTCTCCATGTACCAAAGTACCACTgttttttcagtttttttttaatttctttgctATGAAGCTTTCGCAAACTGTATAACAGAGTTCTGCCGCTGTGCAGCGATGAGGCCACTCCTCTCACTCTCCATCGACTctaaaatttttttacaccGCTTCCGTGGTGGAAGAATCAATGTTTCTCTTACAGGAATCGCCAAATCAAGAGGATCCGGCGAAGGTACAGGACTCACAGGGTTACTACTAGGAGGAGTTAAAATTGGTTCTCTTTCAACCCTAATTCCATACTCCCTTTGCCGTTCTTCTTCGACTGCTTCAAGCGCAGCTTCCACTCGCCTACGAGCATCGTTTCCTGGTAAATTCAGAAGTGAAGAGCAATCGCTAACAAAATCATTGTTCTGAATTCCAAAACCAGTGTATGTCGGAgaaacttctggatacagaaaCAAATGAGGCTGTTCGACAGGAGCCACAGATGTTGATTGGAAAGATCTGTCTTCACCTGGCACTAGAAGTGGTTGCGAATACTGCTCTCTGGAGTATATGTAGTATGGGAATTCTTGTGGAGTGTCATAAGTAATAATGTCGTCACTTGGTTCTTCAGTCCTTTGGTTCTCCTTATCACTGGCAGTATTTGCACTGTTAGCTTGAGAAATCTCAATCTCTGGCTCAATCAGAGAGTTTCGAGGAGAACCATTAACAGATAATTCTGTATGGGTTTTAATGTGCATTTCCACTGTTTTCTTTGAACCAAATGTCTCGTCACACGATGTACACTTATAAACTTTCTCACCATAGTGGGCAacctgaaatattaattatactgttttaatataattaaattaatgctgtaaattttataatatttaaaactaataaTGTTTAAATGTTTCTAAATTGATCTTAATATTAACATCTTCAAggttagaattttgaaaattcatccTTCCCGCCATTTTCTTTAGGAAAGCACATGTGGTGCTTGGTACTGTTGTATGTACAATCTAAATTAAGAAATACTAAATAGTATGCAAAAAAACACAGTTATAAATTTTGGTAAGAAGCTGTTAAATCTTAATGAAATTTGAGAAAAGTAGTGAAGATGaaagtataaattttataaatatttattgctaACATTCAAAAgattgttttctataaaatatcaGATCCTTTAACAAAAATAATGATGTATTATTTATTGAGTTTTATTTATCatactttgtttatattttaaagaTTGTATTTATcagtattttctaaaatttaagaaGTGCTACTATGAAATgccaatgaaatgaaataaaattctattattttgATTAAACAAACAATAAATTACCTGATGCAATTTTAACACGTGATTGTAGCCAAAAGATTTGCCGCATATGTCGCAAGTATACGGTTTCTCCCCAGTATGGGTACGCGTATGCACCTTCAGTTGTTTCGAACAAGTAAATCTCTTGCCACAAGCTTTGCAAACATATGGTTTTTCACCAGTATGCGTGCGCATATGAATTACCAACTGACCACTTTGAATAAACGTTTTGGAGCAAACAGTACACTTGTGCGGCCGTTCTCCAGTGTGAATTCGCATATGCCGATGCAGTTTACCACTATGTTCGAATGCACGTTCGCACACATCACATTTGTAAGGCCGTTCTTTTGTATGGATACGACGATGCACGCTTAAATTCTCTTTCACAGAAAAAGATTTGCTGCAATATTCGCATTGGTACGGTTTCTCACCGGTGTGCGTACGGTAATGCCTGGTCAATCGCGCGGGTACCGCGAAAGTTTTCCCACAAATATTACATCGATAAGGATCTTCGCCTTCTTTACCATGGGAGCGCAGGTGGCTTTGATATAAACTCTTCTGGTCAAAGATTTTTTGACACAGCAAACACTGGTAAGTCTTATCTTCGACATTTGCCGGTAGAGTTTTGCTACCACACGTTGATGACGTGAATGCACTTAAATCCGGACTGCATACCAAGCTCTTCACCGGATTCACTGGTTCTACGGTTGACACTTCGTTGCAAACCGACATCGTTGTGGCAGTCGAAATACGTTCCATGTGATAGAAACCTACCATTCTTCACTGTGAATTTACAagtctgaaaaaaaataaaaagaacaaattattccttttatctaaatcaaaatgaataagattttaattaaaactacaaatttattaatatataatttgtagTTATCATGACAGAATTTCATATTCCAACTTTGACGCGGGAATGCCTAATACCTTATAGTGAAATTAAACAGAAATTCACATAGTTTAAcagatataatattaaaaatactttacgtcattataaatttgataaaatctaCCACGCCCATTATTAACTATTAAAAGTAAAATCTGtagtaaattaaatattattactaaaagtattttaaaaacttgaaagagttaataaaaaagaaatgagcaacgtttattttaaacttttgataattacaaaatgcaTAAATCACCTAATTctattaaaatgtataaaattgaaaaagttcgCTACATTGTTTTACCTATagaataacaacaataataatatatttatttatattttgaaagacTAGTTGCAGTGAGGTAGGATCAACATGAGGTAAATAGGAAGATACTAGGAACGCTGTGCTACGTGTGAACACAACTCTGTATAAACGTGTTGATTGCGCGCCGCTCCGAACATTGGGGTATAATACAGCCTACTCTATCTCCCCCACTACTTGCCCCTCTCCAAGTCCAAAAAACGCCCACGAATCGTATGACACCCTCCTGTGCGtatattgtatgtatgtacgcgCATGCGTTCACGCACGGATCCTGCAACTTCTACCCGTCCCCTATAAACCGAGTATTATCGACGCACCAACTTGCCAGATTTGGAATTTCCTTATGTTTTTGTCACAAATAAGATGAAATACATATCATCcaatatttaaaagtaaatatatccttttttaaataaaggtaTAATGCAACATGGAATTTTCTGTAATTTGATATATACATTTCGTACATAAAAGTATTTAGATATATGAGAATTTTAAATTTGGTTAAAAGTAAGAATTTTATATCACAAAGAATTTcgatttaacattttattatacatGACAGTTTAGCATTGAGCAGGTTTTGTGTATTTAAACAATGTTAAAAAAATgaacatttattcatttattatagCTTAACAATACCGAATTAACTTTCTAAGATATACGTAATGCTATCTTGTAATATTTACTATTCTTTATAAATATgcacaataaaaaataataataaaaattaaataaatatacaagatGTGCTTACAAAATTGTATaacctaaaaaatataaatatttaaccattttatttttaagatatATGTAGGCAATTGAAAATTAGGTATTCGTTGTATGTGCATGCACATCTCAACACGTGTTCTGTGTAAGTGCGGGCCTCAGACAACGTGCCGTCAGTTGTCCTCTCAGTCGCCTGCTGTTTGAACACATACGAATATCCAATTTTAAATCGCTTACATCTTTAAAGCGAAATTGCATTTCTTGTTTTGATATGGAAAACCTGCAGTTTTCAAAAAACAGAATGTTTTTGAAAGATTTTACATAACAAGCCTTTTGTAATATTAAGATATAGGACTTGAatgatatttgaatttattaatgCTATATGTGTATTAtatgtttataattataaaaacatttacaattaatgaaacaaatgggaaaatgttgaatgTAAAAAAACATTTAATACGATAGAGAAGTCATTAAGAAAAGCTAACGTTATTCGCATGCTTTTACGAGGTCGTTAATTCAGTATAGGTTAAGGTTGGGTTAAACCTGCACGCGCGCGTTGTCCCTCGGTGAGGCAGTCGTCGTGGTCGGCGGTGGTGCAATACCGCGACGCGAGGTGGTAGAAACCGTCACTGCTGCCTCCACGTGTACTCGTCGCATTTTTTTATAGCGATCACCGACCTCGTGCAACTCGTCGGGCAGTAAGGACGTTGAGTTACATCACGGGCTACCACTACGTAGCGTTCTTCTAACAGATTCTGTTGCGAtcgttctttctctttttccaaaTAAACCTACTCTTTGTCTCCTactgttttttaatttaaagataTACCGAGAATATGAAAACATAATCGATCGCGAAAAACAACGCTGCCAGCGCAGCCGAAGTTCGCGGCCAAGGAGAAAACTATCGATTTCAATGTCattaattttttagtttttCCGCGTTTCTGAAAATTTTCTCCATCATGTTGTGTCGAGAAGGAATGTTCTATTCAATatgaattattgattttaatgTGTTTAGTAAAAAACCAATCGTTTTAAAcgcatttgaaaaatttaaataacctATTTGAGCTATtgcttttgcaattttataatttttatgaaattttgtatatatatatatatatatagaaaatttgaaaaaatcatgAAAGATATACATCTATTGACGAATGTTCAACGATAGTGTGTTTCC carries:
- the Kr-h1 gene encoding kruppel homolog 1 → MVGFYHMERISTATTMSVCNEVSTVEPVNPVKSLVCSPDLSAFTSSTCGSKTLPANVEDKTYQCLLCQKIFDQKSLYQSHLRSHGKEGEDPYRCNICGKTFAVPARLTRHYRTHTGEKPYQCEYCSKSFSVKENLSVHRRIHTKERPYKCDVCERAFEHSGKLHRHMRIHTGERPHKCTVCSKTFIQSGQLVIHMRTHTGEKPYVCKACGKRFTCSKQLKVHTRTHTGEKPYTCDICGKSFGYNHVLKLHQVAHYGEKVYKCTSCDETFGSKKTVEMHIKTHTELSVNGSPRNSLIEPEIEISQANSANTASDKENQRTEEPSDDIITYDTPQEFPYYIYSREQYSQPLLVPGEDRSFQSTSVAPVEQPHLFLYPEVSPTYTGFGIQNNDFVSDCSSLLNLPGNDARRRVEAALEAVEEERQREYGIRVEREPILTPPSSNPVSPVPSPDPLDLAIPVRETLILPPRKRCKKILESMESERSGLIAAQRQNSVIQFAKAS